The Metabacillus schmidteae nucleotide sequence TTTTCCAGTCTCTTAATTAATAATAATATAAAAGCAACATCATTAACAGGTGCTCAAGCTGGTTTTGTGACAAGTGAAGAGCATACGAATGCAAAAATTTTAGAGATGAAATGCGACCGCTTGTTAGACACACTGTCCCAGCATGATGTCGTTGTCGTGGCTGGTTTCCAAGGTGCTTCAACAACAAATGGTGATGTGACAACAATTGGCCGGGGAGGAAGCGATACCTCTGCAGCAGCTATAGGTGCTGCAGTTGGTGCTGAGTTTGTAGACATCTTTACAGATGTAGAGGGTGTTATGACTGCAGATCCTAGAATTGTTGAAAATGCAAAACCACTTTCTAAAGTAACATATACAGAAATTGTCAATCTTGCCTATCAGGGAGCAAAGGTTATTCATCCAAGAGCAGTAGAGATTGCTATGCAGGCTGAAGTGCCAATTCGAGTAAGATCAACTTACTCAAAAATGCCAGGCACATTAGTCTCTTCAAATCAGACTGATAAAAAAGGCAGCGATGTTCACGAAAGATTGATAACGGGCATTGCTCATGTTTCAAATGTAACGCAGATCAAAGTAACTGCCAAAGAAGGGCAGTACAATGTTCAGACTGAAGTGTTTAAAGCAATGGCAATGGAAGGGATTAGTGTTGACTTTTTCAATATTACACCAAAGTCTGTTATCTATACTGTAACAGATCAGGTAACAATAAGAGCGGTTGAAATCCTCCAGAAGCTGGGATATGAACCTTCTATCACTAGGAATTGTGCAAAGGTATCTGCAGTAGGAGCAGGAATCATGGGAGTTCCAGGAGTAACATCCAAAATCGTAACAGCTCTTTCAGAAAGAGAAATTCAAATCCTTCAATCAGCTGATAGCCATACCACGATTTGGGTGCTTGTAAAAGAAGAGGATATGATAAAAGCGGTTAATGCTTTACATGAAGCCTTTAATCTATCAAAATAGAGTTAAATGCTTTTTGAAAATTTCAGATAGAAAATCTTACTTTAAAAGTCTTTTCGACATGTTCCAATTTATTCAGTTATTAATTGAAGATGAAATTAGATCACGGCGGGACACAAGGGTCTATATATAAGTGAAAGACTTTAGGTCGCATTAAGGAAGGTCGCTCTGTGAAAAAAATTCTCGAAAAACAGACTACTTATAAGACTGAGTAAGATAGCATTTTAGTTACAATGCGCAGCATAAGGAGTGAAGGTAATAATGAGTCATTTTGGAAAAGTATCTACAGCGATGATAACGCCGTTTGATAAAAACAATAATATTGATTTTCAAAAAACTACAATGTTAATTGACTACCTGATCAATCATGGATCAGATTCATTAGTAGTCTCGGGGACTACAGGGGAATCTCCAACATTAAGTACAGAGGAGAAAATTGCCCTTATTAAACATACGGTGAAAGAAGTAAATGGCAGAGTCCCTGTCATTGC carries:
- the dapG gene encoding aspartate kinase; the encoded protein is MKIIVQKFGGTSVKDDRGRKMALGHIQDAINEGYKVIAVVSAMGRSGDPYATDTLLSLVYGELDNISNREQDMLLSCGEVISSIVFSSLLINNNIKATSLTGAQAGFVTSEEHTNAKILEMKCDRLLDTLSQHDVVVVAGFQGASTTNGDVTTIGRGGSDTSAAAIGAAVGAEFVDIFTDVEGVMTADPRIVENAKPLSKVTYTEIVNLAYQGAKVIHPRAVEIAMQAEVPIRVRSTYSKMPGTLVSSNQTDKKGSDVHERLITGIAHVSNVTQIKVTAKEGQYNVQTEVFKAMAMEGISVDFFNITPKSVIYTVTDQVTIRAVEILQKLGYEPSITRNCAKVSAVGAGIMGVPGVTSKIVTALSEREIQILQSADSHTTIWVLVKEEDMIKAVNALHEAFNLSK